The Camelus dromedarius isolate mCamDro1 chromosome 1, mCamDro1.pat, whole genome shotgun sequence genome has a window encoding:
- the LOC105104740 gene encoding MORF4 family-associated protein 1, which produces MRPLDIVELAEPEEVEVLEPEEDFEQFLLPVINEMREDIAALTREHGRAYMRNRSKLWEMDNMLIQIKTQVEASEESALNHLQNPNDGVEGRVTKRCEKAEEKAKEIAKMAEMLVQLVRRIEKSESS; this is translated from the coding sequence ATGCGGCCCTTGGACATCGTCGAGCTGGCAGAGCCGGAGGAGGTGGAAGTGCTGGAGCCCGAGGAGGACTTCGAGCAGTTCCTGCTCCCGGTCATCAACGAGATGCGGGAGGACATCGCGGCGCTCACGCGGGAGCACGGGAGAGCCTACATGCGGAACCGGAGCAAGTTGTGGGAGATGGACAATATGCTCATCCAGATCAAGACGCAGGTGGAGGCCTCGGAGGAGAGCGCGCTCAATCATCTTCAGAATCCGAACGACGGCGTCGAGGGCAGAGTGACCAAAAGGTGCGAGAAGGCCGAGGAGAAGGCCAAGGAGATCGCGAAGATGGCAGAGATGCTGGTGCAGCTGGTCCGGCGGATAGAGAAAAGCGAGTCGTCCTGA